A DNA window from Populus trichocarpa isolate Nisqually-1 unplaced genomic scaffold, P.trichocarpa_v4.1 scaffold_67, whole genome shotgun sequence contains the following coding sequences:
- the LOC7462791 gene encoding ABC transporter C family member 3 isoform X8: MLMMKRRFLWYKQTLVCCLGVSVFNFILCLLSYFYLYGNVLSDGEIMTLLDLGLKTLSWGALVVYLHTQFFNSGEKMFPLSLRVWWGFYLAISCYCFVVDVFLHRKHGSLEIEWCLVSDVVSVFSGLFLCYVGFLRSDIQDVLGEPLLNGDSSSINNLETSNSRGGDTVTPFGNAGLFSILTFSWMNSLIAAGNKKTLDLEDVPQLHGVDSVVGAFPVFKNKLESDCGRVTGFKLAKALFLLVWKEILKTALLALICTLCSFVGPYLIDAFVQCLEGRGEFKNQGYILASTFVAAKLAECLAHRHSSFRLQQIGTRLRAVTATMIYNKSLTISCQSKQGHSSGEMINIMTIDADRLGTFSQYIHDPWLVILQVCLALLILYRNLGLGSVAGFVATGIVMSLNYPFGRLEEKFQDKLMESKDKRMKATVEILRNMRVLKLQGWEMKFLSKILDLREVETRWLKKYFYNSVVITVVFWATPTVVAVATFGTCMLMGIPLESGKVLSALATFEILQSPIYNLPDTVSMLIQTKVSLDRIASFLCLDDLQPDAIEKLPGGSSDTAIEIVDGNFSWDLSSPSATLQDINFKVLNGMKVAVCGTVGSGKSSLLSSILGELPKISGTLKLCGTKAYVAQSPWIQSGTIEENILFGKVMDRERYDKVLEACSLKKDLEILSFGDQTGIGERGINLSGGQKQRIQIARALYQDAQIYLFDDPFSAVDAHTGSHLFKEVLLGLLSSKTVIYVTHQVEFLSAADLIVVMKDGRIAQAGKYDDILNAGSDFKVLVGALKTALSVLDSRHAGPVSENESVRDNNGGENSTDRIVHNEGNKDSQIGKADEVAEPQAQLIQEEEREKGSVGFQIYWKYITIAYGGALVPFILLAQLLFQILQIGSTYWMAWATPVSKDVKPGVSGSRLLIVYVSLVIGSSFCMLAQAMLFVTAGYKTATLLFNKLHLCIFRAPMSFFDATPSGRIINRASTDQSALDMKIPHTVEGLAFEAIMLLGIIAVMSQVAWQVFIVSIPVIAACIWYQQYYIPSARELSRLIGVCNAPVIQNFAETISGATTIRSFDQESRFEEINMKLTDAYSRPKFHNSAAMQWLCFRMDMFSSITFAFCLFLLVSFPERTNPAIAGLAVMYALELHMAQFGLIWCFCDCENELISVERILQYISIPAEPPLVIEANRPDHSWPSHGEVDIDNLQVRYAPHMPLVLRGLSCTFPGGKKTGIVGRTGSGKSTLIQALFRTVEPAAGQIMIDSIDISLIGLHDLRSRLSIIPQDPTMFEGTVRSNLDPLEEYTDEQIWEVLDKCQLGDEVRKKERKLDSTVIENGENWSMGQRQLVCLGRVLLKKSKVLVLDEATASVDTATDNLIQQTLRQHFSDCTVITIAHRITSVLDSDMVLLLSHGLIEEYDSPTRLLENKSSSFSQLVAEYTVRSNTRFEKSTGLNL, from the exons ATGTTAATGATGAAGAGGAGGTTTTTGTGGTATAAACAGACCTTGGTCTGTTGTTTGGGTGTCtcggtttttaatttcatcttgtgTTTGTTGAGCTACTTTTATTTGTATGGAAATGTTTTGTCTGATGGTGAAATAATGACCCTTTTGGATTTAGGGCTGAAAACACTCTCGTGGGGTGCACTTGTTGTTTATTTGCATACCCAATTCTTTAACTCAGGTGAAAAAATGTTCCCTTTGTCATTGAGAGTTTGGTGGGGTTTCTATTTGGCTATTTCTTGTTATTGCTTTGTTGTAGATGTTTTCCTTCATCGCAAACACGGGTCTTTGGAGATAGAGTGGTGTTTAGTGTCTGATGTGGTCTCTGTGTTTTCTGGATTGTTTCTTTGTTATGTTGGGTTTTTGAGAAGTGATATTCAAGATGTACTTGGAGAACCCCTTTTGAATGGTGATTCTAGTTCGATTAATAATTTGGAGACGAGTAATTCTAGGGGGGGAGATACGGTGACTCCTTTTGGAAATGCTGGTCTTTTCAGTATTCTCACCTTCTCTTGGATGAATTCTTTGATTGCTGCTGGCAATAAGAAAACTTTAGACCTTGAAGATGTTCCTCAACTTCACGGTGTTGACAGTGTGGTTGGAGCTTTtccagtttttaaaaataagcttGAGTCAGATTGTGGTAGAGTTACCGGGTTCAAGCTCGCGAAAGCACTGTTCCTGTTAGTCTGGAAAGAAATTTTAAAGACAGCTTTATTGGCGTTGATATGCACGTTATGTTCTTTTGTTGGTCCCTACCTTATCGACGCTTTTGTTCAATGCCTTGAAGGGCGAGGAGAATTCAAGAATCAAGGTTATATTTTAGCTTCCACCTTTGTGGCTGCAAAGCTTGCTGAGTGCCTCGCACACAGGCATTCATCTTTTAGGTTGCAACAAATTGGAACAAGGCTCCGCGCAGTAACAGCCACGATGATTTACAACAAGAGCTTGACCATTTCCTGTCAGTCAAAGCAGGGGCATTCAAGTGGAGAAATGATCAATATTATGACAATTGATGCTGATAGACTTGGCACCTTTAGTCAGTACATACACGATCCATGGTTGGTCATCTTGCAAGTTTGTTTGGCCCTGCTGATACTGTACAGAAATTTGGGACTGGGGTCGGTTGCTGGCTTTGTTGCGACAGGAATTGTCATGTCGTTAAACTATCCTTTCGGAAGATTAGAGGAGAAGTTTCAAGACAAGTTAATGGAATCAAAAGATAAACGAATGAAGGCAACCGTGGAGATTTTGAGAAATATGAGAGTTCTCAAGCTTCAGGGATGGGAAATGAAGTTTTTGTCTAAGATTCTTGACCTCAGGGAAGTAGAGACACGGTGGCTGAAGAAATACTTCTATAATTCAGTAGTGATCACTGTTGTCTTCTGGGCTACTCCCACTGTTGTGGCTGTGGCCACCTTCGGTACTTGCATGCTAATGGGAATCCCTCTTGAATCAGGGAAGGTCTTATCTGCACTCGCAACATTCGAGATTCTTCAATCCCCAATCTATAACCTTCCCGATACAGTTTCTATGCTAATTCAGACAAAGGTTTCTCTCGACAGAATtgcatcttttctttgtcttgaTGACTTGCAGCCTGATGCTATAGAGAAGCTTCCAGGAGGCAGTTCTGATACAGCAATTGAGATTGTTGATGGAAATTTCTCTTGGGATTTGTCTTCACCCAGCGCAACATTGCAAGATATAAACTTCAAAGTGCTTAATGGTATGAAGGTAGCTGTTTGTGGTACTGTTGGTTCAGGCAAGTCGAGCTTGCTTTCCTCCATTTTGGGAGAGTTACCCAAGATCTCAGGGACACTCAAGTTGTGTGGGACAAAGGCTTATGTTGCTCAGTCACCTTGGATACAGAGTGGTACGATAGAAGAGAACATATTGTTTGGTAAGGTGATGGACAGAGAAAGGTACGATAAGGTACTTGAAGCATGTTCCCTGAAGAAGGACCTGGAAATCCTCTCATTCGGTGATCAAACGGGTATTGGTGAGAGGGGTATCAACTTGAGTGGTGGACAGAAGCAAAGAATACAGATAGCACGTGCTCTCTACCAAGATGCTCAAATCTATCTATTTGATGACCCTTTCAGTGCCGTGGATGCTCATACTGGATCTCATTTGTTTAAA GAAGTTTTGCTTGGTCTTTTAAGTTCAAAAACTGTTATTTATGTTACTCATCAGGTTGAGTTCTTATCCGCTGCTGATCTAATCGTG GTCATGAAAGATGGAAGGATCGCGCAGGCAGGGAAGTATGACGACATTCTCAATGCAGGATCTGATTTTAAGGTACTTGTAGGTGCACTCAAGACAGCTTTATCAGTTCTTGATTCCAGACATGCAGGACCAGTGTCCGAAAATGAAAGTGTCAGAGACAACAATGGAGGCGAGAACAGTACTGATAGGATTGTACATAACGAAGGAAATAAAGATTCACAAATTGGTAAAGCAGATGAGGTAGCCGAGCCACAAGCACAACTCAttcaagaagaagagagagagaaaggcagTGTTGGGTTTCAAATCTATTGGAAATATATCACAATAGCATACGGAGGCGCTCTGGTCCCCTTTATATTACTGGCACAACTTCTCTTTCAGATCCTTCAAATTGGTAGCACTTATTGGATGGCATGGGCAACTCCTGTGTCAAAGGATGTGAAACCTGGTGTTAGTGGATCTAGACTGTTAATCGTCTATGTATCTCTGGTTATTGGAAGTTCTTTTTGCATGCTCGCTCAAGCCATGCTTTTTGTAACAGCAGGGTACAAAACTGCAACTCTACTATTCAACAAATTGCATCTGTGCATTTTTCGTGCTCCCATGTCCTTTTTTGACGCAACCCCTAGCGGGCGAATCATTAACAGA GCTTCTACAGATCAAAGTGCATTAGATATGAAAATTCCACATACAGTTGAGGGCCTTGCCTTCGAAGCAATCATGCTTCTGGGAATCATAGCAGTGATGTCTCAAGTGGCATggcaagtttttatagtttccATCCCCGTAATTGCTGCCTGTATCTGGTATCAG CAATACTACATTCCCTCAGCAAGAGAGCTTTCACGGTTGATTGGAGTATGCAACGCTCCAGTTATCCAAAATTTTGCAGAAACAATTTCAGGAGCAACAACGATCAGGAGCTTtgatcaagaatcaagattcgaAGAAATAAATATGAAACTAACAGATGCATATTCTCGGCCCAAATTTCATAATTCTGCTGCAATGCAATGGCTTTGCTTCCGAATGGATATGTTCAGTTCTATTACGTTTGCTTTCTGTCTGTTTCTTTTAGTCTCTTTTCCAGAAAGAACTAATCCAG cCATTGCAGGCTTAGCTGTTATGTATGCGCTTGAGCTACACATGGCacaatttgggttgatatggtGTTTCTGCGATTGCGAGAACGAACTCATATCAGTAGAGAGAATTCTTCAGTACATTTCTATTCCTGCCGAGCCTCCTCTTGTAATTGAAGCGAACAGGCCTGACCATTCTTGGCCATCACATGGTGAAGTTGACATCGATAATCTGCAG GTCCGATATGCCCCACACATGCCACTTGTGCTGCGTGGTCTCTCATGCACTTTCCCAGGAGGGAAGAAAACTGGTATTGTTGGGAGAACAGGCAGTGGTAAATCTACTCTCATACAGGCTCTTTTCCGAACTGTTGAACCTGCAGCTGGTCAGATTATGATTGACAGCATTGATATCTCATTGATTGGCCTGCATGATTTAAGGTCAAGACTGAGCATTATTCCCCAGGATCCAACCATGTTCGAAGGGACTGTTAGAAGTAATCTGGACCCACTTGAAGAGTACACAGATGAACAGATCTGGGAG GTTCTGGACAAGTGCCAACTTGGAGATGAAGttaggaaaaaggaaaggaagctaGATTCCACAG TTATCGAGAATGGGGAGAACTGGAGTATGGGCCAGAGGCAGCTAGTCTGTCTTGGGCGTGTGCTACTCAAGAAAAGTAAG GTCTTGGTCCTTGATGAAGCTACTGCCTCAGTTGACACAGCCACTGATAATCTTATTCAGCAAACGCTCAGGCAGCACTTCTCTGACTGTACAGTGATAACCATTGCACATAGAATAACCTCTGTTCTTGACAGTGACATGGTTTTGCTTCTAAGTCATG GTCTCATTGAGGAGTATGATTCTCCAACAAG GTTGTTAGAAAACAAGTCATCGTCATTCTCCCAACTTGTAGCAGAGTACACAGTGAGGTCAAATACCCGTTTCGAGAAATCAACTGGATTAAATTTATAG
- the LOC7462791 gene encoding ABC transporter C family member 3 isoform X1, with product MEMFFESTEQGVAAIVSSSSSIMHAPGSNIDFLLQSNFISGFCGSLHLVLLLALCVSFLCKKLSRWGDGEGSSEMLMMKRRFLWYKQTLVCCLGVTVFNFILCLLSYFYLYGNVLSDGEIMTLLDLGIRTLSWGALVVYLHTQFFNSGENMFPLLLRVWWGSYLAISCYCFLVDVFIHHKHGSLEIEWYLVSDAVSVLTGLFLCYVGFLRSDIQDVLGEPLLNGDSSSINNLETSNSRGGDTVTPFGNAGLFSILTFSWMNSLIAAGNRKILDLEDVPQLHGVDSVVGAFPVFKNKLESDCGRATRFKLAKALFLLVWKEILKTALLALTHTLCSYAGPYLIDAFVQCLEGRGEFKNQGYILASTFVAAKLAECLAHRHLSFRLQQIGTRLRAATATMIYNKSLTISCQSKQGHSSGEMINIMTIDADRLGIFSWYIHDPWLVILQVCLALLILYRNLGLGSVAGFVATVIVMSLNYPFGRLEEKFQDKLMESKDKRMKATVEILRNMRILKLQGWEMKFLSKILELREVETRWLKKYFYNSVVITVVSWATPTVVAVATFGTCMLMGIPLESGKVLSALATFGILQSPIYNLPDTVSMLIQTKVSLDRIASFLCLDDLQPDAIEKLPGGSSDTAIEIVDGNFSWDLSSPSATLKDINFKVLNGMKVAVCGTVGSGKSSLLSSILGELPKISGTLKLCGTKAYVAQSPWIQSGTIEENILFGKEMDKERYDKVLEACSLKKDLEILSFGDQTVIGERGINLSGGQKQRIQIARALYQDAQIYLFDDPFSAVDAHTGSHLFKEVLLGLLSSKTVIYVTHQVEFLSAADLILVMKDGRIAQAGKYDEILNSGSDFKVLVGAHKAALSVLDSRQAGAVSENESVRDNNGGENSTDRIVHDEGNKDSQIGKADDVAEPQAQLIQEEEREKGSVGFQIYWKYITTAYGGALVPFILLAQLLFQILQIGSTYWMAWATPATKDVKPGVSGSRLLIVYVSLVIGSSFCILARAMLLVTAGYKTATLLFNKLHQCIFRAPMSFFDATPSGRIINRASKDQSALEMQIPDLVGGLAFEAIMLLGIIAVMSQVAWQVFIVSIPVIAACIWYQQYYIPAARELSRLIGVCNAPVIQNFAETISGATTIRSFDQESRFQEINMKLTDAYSRPKFHNSAAMQWLCFRMDMFSSVTFAFCLFLLVSFPERTNPAIAGLAVTYALELHMAQFGLIWNFCICENKLISVERILQYMSIPAEPPLVIESKRPDHSWPSHGKIDIDNLQVRYAPHMPLVLRGLSCTFPGGKKTGIVGRTGSGKSTLIQALFRTVEPAAGQIMIDSIDISLIGLHDLRSRLSIIPQDPTMFEGTVRSNLDPLEEYTDEQIWEVLDKCQLGDEVRKKERKLDSTVIENGENWSMGQRQLVCLGRVLLKKSKVLVLDEATASVDTATDNLIQQTLRQNFSDCTVITIAHRITSVLDSDMVLLLSQGLIEEYNSPTRLLENKSSSFSQLVAEYTVRSNTRFEKSTGLNL from the exons ATGGAAATGTTTTTTGAGTCAACAGAGCAAGGTGTCGCAGCCATTGTCTCAAGCTCATCTTCCATAATGCATGCACCAG GttcaaatattgattttcttcttcaatccaATTTCATTAGTGGGTTCTGTGGATCGTTGCACTTGGTTTTGTTACTTGCTTTATGTGTCTCGTTTTTGTGTAAGAAACTCAGCAGGTGGGGTGATGGAGAGGGTTCTTCAGAGATGTTAATGATGAAGAGGAGGTTTTTGTGGTATAAACAGACCTTGGTCTGTTGTTTGGGTGTCacggtttttaatttcatcttgtgTTTGTTGAGCTACTTTTATTTGTATGGAAATGTTTTGTCTGATGGTGAAATAATGACCCTTTTGGATTTAGGGATTAGAACACTCTCTTGGGGTGCACTTGTTGTTTATTTGCATACCCAATTCTTTAACTCAGGTGAAAACATGTTCCCTTTGTTATTGAGAGTTTGGTGGGGTTCCTATTTGGCTATTTCTTGTTATTGCTTTCTTGTAGATGTTTTCATTCATCACAAACACGGGTCTTTGGAGATAGAGTGGTATTTGGTGTCTGATGCGGTCTCTGTGCTTACTGGATTGTTTCTTTGTTATGTTGGGTTTTTGAGAAGCGATATTCAAGATGTACTTGGAGAACCCCTTTTGAATGGTGATTCTAGTTCGATTAATAATTTGGAGACAAGTAATTCTAGGGGGGGAGATACGGTGACTCCATTTGGAAATGCTGGTCTTTTCAGTATTCTCACCTTCTCTTGGATGAATTCTTTAATTGCTGCTGGCAATAGGAAAATTTTAGACCTTGAAGATGTTCCTCAACTTCACGGTGTTGACAGTGTGGTTGGAGCTTTtccagtttttaaaaataagcttGAGTCAGATTGTGGTAGAGCTACCAGGTTCAAGCTCGCGAAAGCACTGTTCCTGTTAGTCTGGAAAGAAATTTTAAAGACAGCTTTATTGGCGTTGACACACACGTTATGTTCTTATGCTGGTCCCTACCTTATCGACGCTTTTGTTCAATGCCTTGAAGGGCGAGGAGAATTCAAGAATCAAGGTTATATTTTGGCTTCCACCTTTGTGGCTGCAAAGCTTGCTGAGTGCCTCGCACACAGGCATTTATCTTTTAGGTTGCAACAAATTGGAACAAGGCTCCGTGCAGCAACAGCCACGATGATTTACAACAAGAGCTTGACCATTTCCTGTCAGTCAAAGCAGGGGCATTCAAGTGGAGAAATGATCAATATTATGACAATTGATGCTGATAGACTTGGCATCTTTAGTTGGTACATACACGATCCATGGTTGGTCATCTTGCAAGTTTGTTTGGCCTTGCTGATACTGTACAGAAATTTGGGACTCGGGTCAGTTGCTGGCTTTGTTGCGACAGTAATTGTCATGTCGTTAAACTATCCTTTCGGAAGATTAGAGGAGAAGTTTCAAGACAAGTTAATGGAATCAAAAGATAAACGAATGAAGGCAACCGTGGAGATTTTGAGAAATATGAGAATTCTCAAGCTTCAGGGATGGGAAATGAAGTTTTTGTCTAAGATTCTTGAACTCAGGGAAGTAGAGACACGGTGGCTGAAGAAATACTTCTATAATTCAGTAGTGATCACTGTTGTCTCTTGGGCTACTCCCACTGTTGTGGCTGTGGCCACCTTCGGTACTTGCATGCTAATGGGAATCCCGCTTGAATCAGGGAAGGTCTTATCTGCACTCGCAACATTTGGGATTCTTCAATCCCCAATCTATAACCTTCCCGATACAGTTTCTATGCTAATTCAGACAAAGGTTTCTCTCGACAGAATtgcatcttttctttgtcttgaTGACTTGCAGCCTGATGCTATAGAGAAGCTTCCAGGAGGCAGTTCTGATACAGCAATTGAGATTGTTGATGGAAATTTCTCTTGGGATTTGTCTTCACCCAGCGCAACATTGAAAGATATAAACTTCAAAGTGCTGAATGGTATGAAGGTAGCTGTTTGTGGTACTGTTGGTTCAGGCAAGTCGAGCTTGCTTTCCTCCATTTTGGGAGAGTTACCCAAGATCTCAGGGACACTCAAGTTGTGTGGGACAAAGGCGTATGTTGCTCAGTCACCTTGGATACAGAGTGGTACGATAGAAGAGAACATATTGTTTGGTAAGGAGATGGACAAAGAAAGGTACGATAAGGTACTTGAAGCATGTTCCCTGAAGAAGGACCTGGAAATCCTCTCATTCGGGGATCAAACAGTTATTGGTGAGAGGGGTATCAACTTGAGTGGTGGACAGAAGCAAAGAATACAGATAGCACGTGCTCTCTACCAGGATGCCCAAATCTATCTATTTGATGACCCTTTCAGTGCCGTGGATGCTCATACTGGATCTCATTTGTTTAAA GAAGTTTTGCTTGGTCTTTTAAGTTCAAAAACTGTTATTTATGTTACTCATCAGGTTGAGTTCTTATCCGCTGCTGATCTAATCTTG GTCATGAAAGATGGAAGGATCGCGCAGGCTGGGAAGTATGACGAAATTCTCAATTCAGGATCTGATTTTAAGGTACTTGTAGGTGCACATAAGGCAGCTTTATCAGTTCTGGATTCCAGACAGGCAGGAGCAGTTTCCGAAAATGAAAGTGTCAGAGACAACAATGGAGGGGAGAACAGTACTGATAGGATTGTACATGACGAAGGAAATAAAGATTCACAAATTGGTAAAGCAGATGACGTAGCCGAGCCACAAGCACAACTCAttcaagaagaagagagagagaaaggcagTGTTGGGTTTCAAATCTATTGGAAATATATCACAACAGCATACGGAGGAGCTCTGGTGCCCTTTATATTACTGGCACAACTTCTCTTTCAGATCCTTCAAATTGGTAGCACTTATTGGATGGCATGGGCAACTCCTGCGACAAAGGATGTGAAACCTGGTGTTAGTGGATCTAGACTGTTAATCGTCTATGTATCTCTGGTTATTGGAAGTTCTTTTTGCATCCTGGCTCGAGCCATGCTTCTTGTAACAGCAGGGTACAAAACTGCAACTCTACTATTCAACAAATTGCATCAGTGCATTTTTCGTGCTCCCATGTCCTTTTTTGACGCAACCCCTAGTGGACGAATCATTAACAGA GCTTCTAAAGATCAAAGTGCACTAGAAATGCAAATTCCAGATCTAGTTGGGGGTCTTGCCTTCGAAGCAATCATGCTTCTGGGAATCATAGCAGTGATGTCTCAAGTGGCATggcaagtttttatagtttccATCCCCGTAATTGCTGCCTGTATCTGGTATCAG CAATATTACATACCTGCAGCAAGAGAGCTTTCACGGTTGATTGGAGTATGCAATGCTCCAGTTATCCAAAATTTTGCAGAAACAATTTCAGGAGCAACAACGATCAGGAGCTTtgatcaagaatcaagattccaagaaataaatatgaaaCTAACAGATGCATATTCTCGGCCCAAATTTCATAATTCTGCTGCAATGCAATGGCTTTGCTTCCGCATGGATATGTTCAGTTCTGTTACGTTTGCTTTCTGTCTGTTTCTTTTAGTCTCTTTTCCAGAAAGAACTAATCCAG ccATTGCAGGCTTAGCTGTTACATATGCGCTTGAGCTACACATGGCacaatttgggttgatatggaATTTCTGCATTTGTGAGAACAAACTCATATCAGTAGAGAGAATTCTTCAGTACATGTCTATTCCTGCTGAGCCTCCTCTTGTAATTGAATCAAAGAGGCCTGACCATTCTTGGCCATCACATGGTAAAATTGATATCGATAATCTACAG GTCCGATATGCCCCACACATGCCACTGGTGCTGCGTGGTCTCTCATGCACTTTCCCAGGAGGGAAGAAAACTGGTATTGTTGGGAGAACAGGCAGCGGTAAATCTACTCTCATACAGGCTCTTTTCCGAACCGTTGAACCTGCAGCTGGTCAGATTATGATTGACAGCATTGATATCTCATTGATTGGCCTGCATGATTTAAGGTCAAGACTGAGCATTATTCCCCAGGATCCAACCATGTTCGAAGGGACTGTGAGAAGTAATCTGGACCCACTTGAAGAGTACACAGATGAACAGATCTGGGAG GTTCTGGACAAGTGCCAACTTGGAGATGAAGttaggaaaaaggaaaggaagctaGATTCCACAG TTATCGAGAATGGGGAGAACTGGAGTATGGGCCAGAGGCAGCTAGTCTGTCTTGGGCGTGTGCTCCTCAAGAAAAGTAAGGTCTTGGTCCTTGATGAAGCTACTGCCTCAGTTGACACAGCCACTGATAATCTTATTCAGCAAACGCTCAGGCAGAACTTCTCTGACTGTACAGTGATAACCATTGCACATAGAATAACCTCTGTTCTTGACAGTGACATGGTTTTGCTTCTAAGTCAAG GTCTCATTGAGGAATATAATTCGCCAACAAGGTTGTTAGAAAACAAGTCATCGTCATTCTCCCAACTTGTAGCAGAGTACACAGTGAGGTCAAATACCCGTTTCGAGAAATCAACTGGATTAAATTTATAG